In Xiphias gladius isolate SHS-SW01 ecotype Sanya breed wild chromosome 16, ASM1685928v1, whole genome shotgun sequence, a genomic segment contains:
- the grb14 gene encoding growth factor receptor-bound protein 14 isoform X2 — protein MNFHARRVTLPAITPLCLQKRVIKVYNEDNTSRAVEVPSDITARDVCQLFVLKNHCIDDHSWTLFEHLSHLGIERTIEDHESVMEVLSGWGMDTDSRLYFRKNYAKYEFFRKPLDFFPDHMVSISSETNGMVDHSQLIQTFLNSSTCPEIHGHLHAKEQSRKSWKKFYFVLRRSGLYFSNKGTSKEPRHLQFIADFTDSDVYTILSAKKLHGAPTDYGFCVKSTKCSSARDLKLLCADDEPTRTCWITAMRLLKYGMQLYQNFIQPHQKQKASPMRSISENSLVAMDFSGQKSRVIENPSEALSVAVEEGLSWRRKSCHRLSGHGSPSTSQSLVSNIALHLSQPWFHSKLSRDEAQRLITQQGLIDGVFLLRDSQSNPKTFVLSLCHMQKVKHFQILPVDDEGELFYSLDDGHTQFTDLIQLVEFYQLNRGVLPCKLKHHCARITL, from the exons GTAATCAAAGTTTATAATGAAGATAACACCAGCAGAGCAGTAGAAGTTCCCAGTGACATTACTGCCCGAGACGTATGCCAGCTTTTTGTCTTGAAAAACCACTGCATCGATGACCACAGCTGGACTCTTTTTGAACACCTTTCCCATCTGGGAATAg AAAGAACCATTGAAGACCATGAGTCCGTTATGGAGGTGCTATCAGGCTGGGGGATGGACACAGACAGCCGGCTGTATTTTAGGAAGAATTATGCAAAATATGAATTCTTCAGGAAACCTCTG GACTTTTTCCCGGATCACATGGTCTCCATATCCAGTGAAACTAATGGGATGGTGGATCACTCTCAGCTTATACAG ACCTTTCTCAACTCCAGCACTTGTCCCGAGATACACGGACACCTCCATGCCAAAGAGCAAAGCAGGAAGTCTTGgaagaaattttattttgtcctccGGAGGTCGGGGCTTTACTTTTCCAATAAAGGAACTTCCAAG GAACCGAGGCATCTCCAATTCATTGCCGACTTTACTGACAGTGATGTCTACACCATCTTGTCAGCCAAAAAACTACATGGAGCACCTACAGATTACGGCTTCTGTGTCAAG TCCACAAAGTGTAGTTCAGCCCGGGACTTGAAACTGCTTTGTGCGGATGATGAGCCGACCAGAACCTGCTGGATCACAGCCATGCGCTTGTTAAAG TATGGGATGCAGCTATACCAAAACTTCATTCAGCCACACCAGAAACAAAAAGCCTCACCAATG AGAAGCATCTCAGAGAACTCACTGGTTGCCATGGACTTTTCTGGCCAAAAGAGCCGGGTGATTGAGAACCCGTCTGAGGCGTTGTCTGTGGCTGTAGAGGAAGGCCTGTCATGGAGG AGGAAAAGCTGCCACCGTCTGAGCGGTCATGGAAGTCCCTCCACATCACAGAGTTTAGTGTCAAACATAG CTCTCCACTTGTCTCAGCCGTGGTTCCACAGCAAACTGTCTCGGGATGAAGCTCAGCGTCTAATCACTCAACAGGGTCTTATTGATGG agtaTTTCTTCTGAGGGACAGCCAAAGCAACCCTAAGACATTCGTACTGTCCCTGTGCCACATGCAAAAAGTCAAACACTTTCAGATCTTACCT GTGGATGATGAAGGGGAGTTATTCTACAGTCTGGATGATGGTCACACACAATTCACTGACTTGATCCAGTTGGTGGAGTTTTACCAGCTAAACCGTGGGGTGCTTCCCTGCAAGCTTAAGCACCACTGTGCCCGGATCACCCTGTGA